A portion of the Ricinus communis isolate WT05 ecotype wild-type chromosome 10, ASM1957865v1, whole genome shotgun sequence genome contains these proteins:
- the LOC8259338 gene encoding uncharacterized protein LOC8259338 — translation MAQIIFLCFLLVNAFTGPAMASDEFHANAPSPGPSYSSQPPRKLGKHSSIAPQAAKTVHSTAEESRSLDKIGTAPSDLINGENVSLEGQVIHLRGHHHSIDKSVAGGGVIIGSLATTFLVAIFCYIRATRRHKAETEITN, via the coding sequence ATGgctcaaattatttttctttgctttcttCTGGTAAATGCATTTACGGGTCCTGCCATGGCTAGTGATGAGTTTCATGCCAATGCCCCATCACCCGGTCCATCTTATAGCAGTCAGCCGCCGAGGAAACTTGGGAAGCATTCATCGATTGCCCCGCAAGCGGCAAAGACTGTGCATTCTACTGCGGAAGAAAGCAGGTCTTTAGATAAAATAGGTACAGCTCCATCTGATCTTATTAATGGAGAGAATGTTAGCTTAGAAGGGCAGGTGATTCACCTTAGAGGCCATCATCATTCAATAGATAAGTCGGTCGCCGGTGGTGGTGTGATTATCGGCAGCCTTGCTACCACCTTTTTGGTGGCGATTTTCTGTTACATTAGAGCTACTAGAAGACACAAAGCTGAGACTGAGATTACTAATTAG